A genomic region of Arachis hypogaea cultivar Tifrunner chromosome 5, arahy.Tifrunner.gnm2.J5K5, whole genome shotgun sequence contains the following coding sequences:
- the LOC112800215 gene encoding lysine-specific demethylase JMJ32-like, whose amino-acid sequence MEEVERLWNEVRELSLGNNSKVERLQAPPTALQFLRDFVNPNKPCIISNAINHWPALSLWAQAQPNQAQHSYLSRSLSSSSVSLHLTPSGRADALAPLPSSPSSLCFASAYVQRTPFPDALRLIASPDHNPAVVAYAQQQNDCFRSEYSALAADCDPHIDWATEAFGGALPEAVNLWIGNQRSHTSFHKDHYENLYAVVSGEKHFILLPPTDVHRLYIRQYPAATYRYSSDTGEFDLELEEPIRYVPWCSVDPFPPPEKLHEEVSKFPLYFNGPKPFECTVKAGEILYLPSMWFHHVRQSSGDGGCTIAVNYWYDMQFDIKYAYFNFLKSIHYRSPSLLLPEKFSEETDSDPDCL is encoded by the exons ATGGAGGAGGTAGAGAGACTCTGGAATGAAGTGAGAGAGCTAAGCTTAGGCAACAACAGCAAAGTGGAAAGACTGCAAGCCCCACCAACTGCCCTTCAATTCCTCAGAGATTTCGTTAACCCAAACAAACCCTGCATCATCTCCAACGCTATCAACCACTGGCCTGCACTCTCCCTTTGGGCCCAGGCCCAACCCAATCAGGCCCAACATTCCTACCTCTCCCGCTCCCTCTCCTCCTCCAGCGTCTCCCTCCACCTCACCCCCTCCGGCCGCGCCGACGCCCTCGCCCCTCTCCcctcctctccttcctccctcTGCTTCGCCTCCGCTTACGTGCAGCGCACGCCCTTCCCCGACGCCCTCCGCCTCATCGCCTCCCCCGATCACAACCCCGCCGTCGTCGCCTACGCCCAGCAGCAGAACGACTGCTTCCGCTCCGAGTACTCCGCCCTCGCCGCCGATTGCGACCCCCACATCGATTGGGCCACGGAGGCTTTCGGCGGCGCTTTGCCTGAAGCTGTGAACCTCTGGATTGGTAACCAGCGTTCTCACACTTCATTCCACAAGGATCACTACGAGAATCTGTATGCCGTTGTCTCGGGAGAGAAGCACTTCATTCTGTTGCCTCCCACTGATGTTCATAGACTCTACATCCGTCAATACCCTGCTGCCACTTACAGATACTCTTCG GACACTGGAGAGTTTGATTTGGAGCTTGAGGAGCCTATTAGATATGTTCCATGGTGCAGTGTAGACCCTTTTCCTCCTCCTGAGAAACTCCATGAGGAGGTGTCTAAGTTTCCCTTGTACTTCAATGGCCCTAAGCCATTTGAGTGTACAGTGAAGGCTGGGGAGATTCTCTACTT GCCAAGTATGTGGTTTCATCATGTTAGGCAGAGTTCAGGTGATGGAGGATGCACTATTGCAGTAAACTATT GGTATGATATGCAATTTGACATTAAGTATGCATATTTCAATTTCTTAAAATCTATCCATTACCGATCTCCGAGTCTACTATTGCCTGAGAAATTTTCTGAGGAGACAGATTCAGATCCTGATTGCTTATGA
- the LOC112800213 gene encoding pentatricopeptide repeat-containing protein At1g31790-like: MELVTVPPPTATQSSYHHHHGSSISTITYSPHNPKLKLPLLHTSPVISSKPLQPIISPQTTTTCSDSIKRRKKKRKKNGSSTLDILCLMEALYNPIPIDIYTSLVKECTVSGDPHTAIHLNNHIIHSGIKPPLPFINRILIMLVSCGLLDNARHVFDLMSVRDFNTWATLFVAYYDNADYAEVARVFVSMVEDLGMEDSEFPAWMWGCLLKSCACSANFHLGMQAHGCLLKLGACTDVVLSSSLISFYGKFNRLEDANAVFNHASRHNNMTWSAKIVGGCREKQFSEVLCDFKEMGRQGVKKDSFTFSSVLKACGKMLNREQCGEQVHANAIKFGMVSDKYVKCSLIAMYGRSGLLRDAEQVFEMKGNERNVDCWNAMVMGYMHNGMHIEALRFLYQMKEAGMQPQEDLLNEVRIACGSVKY, translated from the coding sequence ATGGAACTTGTCACTGTTCCGCCGCCAACAGCCACTCAATCCAGCTACCATCACCACCACGGCAGCAGCATCTCCACCATTACATATTCTCCTCACAACCCCAAACTCAAGCTTCCTCTCCTTCACACCTCCCCTGTCATCTCTTCGAAACCCCTCCAACCCATTATCTCTCCACAAACCACTACTACTTGCAGCGACAGCAttaagaggaggaagaagaagaggaagaaaaatgggTCTTCAACCTTAGATATATTGTGCTTAATGGAAGCTCTCTACAATCCCATACCCATTGACATCTACACCTCTCTTGTTAAAGAGTGCACTGTTTCTGGGGACCCACATACTGCTATTCACTTGAACAATCACATAATCCACAGTGGGATTAAGCCTCCGTTGCCCTTCATCAATCGGATTCTCATCATGCTTGTGTCATGTGGCTTGTTGGACAATGCACGCCATGTGTTTGATTTAATGTCTGTTAGGGACTTCAACACTTGGGCAACCTTGTTTGTTGCTTATTATGATAATGCTGATTATGCGGAGGTAGCTAGAGTATTTGTCAGCATGGTTGAAGATTTGGGTATGGAAGATTCGGAATTCCCTGCGTGGATGTGGGGTTGCCTTCTCAAGTCATGTGCCTGCAGTGCGAACTTCCATCTCGGTATGCAAGCTCATGGATGTTTGTTGAAGTTAGGAGCTTGTACTGACGTGGTTCTAAGTAGCTCTTTGATCAGTTTCTATGGGAAATTCAATCGCCTGGAAGATGCGAATGCTGTATTCAACCACGCTTCGCGACACAACAACATGACTTGGTCGGCTAAGATTGTAGGCGGATGCAGGGAAAAGCAATTCTCTGAGGTTCTCTGCGACTTCAAGGAGATGGGAAGACAAGGGGTGAAGAAGGATAGCTTCACATTTTCCAGTGTTCTCAAGGCATGTGGGAAGATGCTGAATCGCGAACAATGTGGCGAACAGGTCCATGCTAATGCCATCAAATTTGGGATGGTCTCAGATAAATATGTTAAGTGTAGTTTGATAGCTATGTATGGAAGAAGTGGTTTGCTGAGAGATGCAGAACAAGTGTTTGAAATGAAGGGGAATGAAAGAAATGTTGATTGTTGGAATGCAATGGTTATGGGTTACATGCATAATGGTATGCACATTGAAGCTTTGAGGTTTCTGTATCAGATGAAGGAAGCTGGAATGCAGCCCCAAGAAGATCTGCTTAATGAAGTGAGAATTGCTTGTGGCAGTGTTAAATACTAA
- the LOC112800214 gene encoding protein root UVB sensitive 1, chloroplastic-like produces the protein MACSSFFPSSHFFNPLSSSSYCSPPPPVSATRFRSLPSKQLNTLFTTAPPLHRSFSALPLFSEHHGGGYNNNNNNNNGGGGWGYPFDSDDSFSPSSHTLFFSLLLSSAFCSFSQLVLAKFAKAKTLASEKEAFSESLWEVKGGKWTKLIPDNFNDSFVTSEPGLFSELSSINSTQVVTFLWFKCRDLFLRLMLPEGFPKSVTSDYLEYSLWRAVQGVASQVSGVLATQSLLYAVGLGKGAIPTAAAINWVLKDGIGYLSKIMLSNFGRHFDVNPKGWRLFADLLENAAFGLEMCTPAFPHFFVLIGAVAGASRSAAALIQASTRSCFFAGFAAQRNFAEVIAKGEVQGMASKFIGIGIGIGLGNCIGSSTPLVLASFGVVTWIHMYCNLKSYQSIQLRTLNPYRASLVFSEYLLSGQAPPVKEVNDEEPLFPAVPILNATFANKAKSNALSSEAKDAAAEIERRLELGSKLSEIVSSKDDALALFTLYKDEGYILSEHMGKFCVVLKESCLPLDMLKALFQVNYVYWLEKNAGIVGRGVVNDSKPGGKLHMSLDYVTREFDLVRTDGESVGWITEGLIARPLPNRIRPGNMAPSASS, from the exons ATGGCCTGCTCTTCTTTCTTCCCCTCTTCCCACTTCTTCAATCctctctcttcctcctcctaTTGTTCTCCACCGCCGCCGGTCTCCGCCACTCGTTTCCGCTCCCTTCCATCCAAACAACTCAACACTCTCTTTACCACAGCCCCTCCTCTCCACCGTAGTTTTTCGGCGCTTCCTCTCTTCTCGGAACACCATGGCGGCggttacaacaacaacaacaacaacaacaatggggGTGGTGGTTGGGGATACCCCTTTGACTCCGACGACTCTTTTTCACCATCAAGCCACACCCTTTTCTTCTCATTGCTTCTCTCTTCAGCTTTCTGCTCCTTCTCCCAACTCGTCCTCGCAAAATTCGCAAAGGCGAAAACTTTGGCTTCCGAGAAAGAAGCATTCTCAGAGTCTCTTTGGGAAGTGAAAGGTGGCAAGTGGACAAAGCTAATCCCTGATAATTTCAACGATTCTTTCGTGACCTCGGAACCCGGTTTGTTCAGTGAGTTATCATCCATTAACTCGACTCAAGTTGTAACCTTTCTGTGGTTCAAGTGCAGGGACCTCTTCCTTCGTTTGATGCTCCCTGAAGGGTTTCCCAAAAGCGTAACCAGCGATTACTTGGAGTATTCTCTGTGGAGAGCGGTTCAGGGTGTTGCAAGCCAGGTTAGTGGGGTGCTGGCAACTCAGTCATTGCTTTATGCTGTTGGGTTGGGAAAAGGTGCAATTCCCACTGCTGCTGCCATTAATTGGGTTCTCAAGGATGGAATTGGGTACCTCAGTAAGATTATGCTGTCCAATTTCGGCCGCCATTTCGATGTTAACCCGAAAGGCTGGAGGTTGTTTGCTGATCTGCTTGAGAATGCCGCATTTGGTTTGGAGATGTGCACTCCTGCTTTTCCACACTTCTTTGTGCTGATTGGTGCTGTGGCCGGCGCCTCCCGTTCCGCAGCCGCATTGATTCAG GCATCAACCAGGAGTTGTTTCTTTGCTGGTTTTGCTGCTCAAAGAAATTTTGCTGAG GTAATTGCCAAAGGTGAAGTACAAGGAATGGCAAGCAAGTTTATCGGTATCGGGATTGGTATAGGATTGGGTAACTGCATAGGATCCTCCACGCCTCTTGTTCTTGCATCCTTTGGTGTTGTGACTTGGATTCACATGTACTGCAATCTGAAGTCATACCAGTCAATTCAATTAAGGACTTTGAATCCTTATCGTGCAA GTTTGGTTTTCAGTGAATATCTACTGAGTGGCCAGGCACCTCCAGTTAAAGAGGTCAATGATGAGGAGCCATTATTTCCGGCTGTACCCATATTAAATGCAACGTTTGCAAATAAA GCAAAATCAAATGCATTGTCATCTGAAGCAAAGGATGCGGCTGCAGAAATTGAACGGCGTCTAGAACTTGGGTCCAAGCTTAGTGAAATTGTCAGCAGCAAGGATGACGCACTCGCTCTGTTCACGCTTTATAAAGATGAGGGCTATATCTTGTCAGAACACATGGGGAAATTCTGT GTTGTTCTTAAGGAGAGCTGTTTGCCATTGGACATGCTGAAGGCGTTGTTTCAGGTCAACTATGTATATTGGTTAGAGAAGAATGCGGGAATTGTAGGAAGAGGAGTCGTTAATGATTCCAAACCTGGCGGGAAGCTGCACATGTCCCTTGATTATGTAACACGGGAATTCGACCTTGTCAGAACTGATGGGGAATCAGTAGGTTGGATCACGGAGGGCCTCATTGCGAGGCCATTGCCAAATAGAATTCGTCCGGGCAACATGGCACCCTCAGCGAGTAGCTGA